The sequence below is a genomic window from Gemmatimonadales bacterium.
TTGTCGAGGTGGCGGCAATGGTCGCGCTCCAGGGCGACCCCCCGAACTGATGGAGAGCCTGATGGGCTTCAACCAGACGAAGGACCCGAGCGGTGTGGCCGTGGTGCAGGTGGAGGGCCAACTGATCGTCGGCAACCGACAGGAGCTCAAGGAGCTGGTGCAGAGCACGCTGGACAAGGGCGAGCGGCGGATCCTGATCGACTTCTCGCGCACCGGCTACATCGACTCCTCCGGGCTCGGGGCGCTGGTCTCGATCTCCAAGCGTATCCGCGAGATGGGCGGGGAGCTTCGGCTCTCGGGGCTCAACGAGGATCTTCGCTCCCTGTTCGAGCTGACCAAGCTCGACACCCTCTTCGCCATCG
It includes:
- a CDS encoding STAS domain-containing protein — translated: MGFNQTKDPSGVAVVQVEGQLIVGNRQELKELVQSTLDKGERRILIDFSRTGYIDSSGLGALVSISKRIREMGGELRLSGLNEDLRSLFELTKLDTLFAIAETPQQALASF